The Arcobacter roscoffensis genome segment TTGATATAGTATAAATCATACATAAGTTTTTGTTTCGCATCTTGGGCATTTGCTCCATACGGGTACATCACTTGTGCCCATCCTGTGATACCTGGTCTTATTAGATGTCTTTCATTGTAGTATGGTATCTCTTTTTCAAACTGCTCTATCCAGTATTTTCTCTCAGGTCTAGGTCCTATGAAGTGCATATCACCTTTTAGGACATTTAGTATTTGTGGTACTTCGTCTATTCTTGTTTTTCTCATAGTTTCACCCCATGCAAATATCCTAGGGTCGTTTTCACTAGCAAATTGCGCCCCGTCTTTTTCTGCATCTAGTCTCATAGATCTAAACTTTATACATTTAAACTCTCTATTGTTTTTGCCAACTCTTAGTTGCTTAAACATACTAGTTCCTGGTGATTGTTGTTTTATCTTTTTTCTTGCATATAAAAGAATAGGCCATGAGATAAGAAGTAGTGTTATAGCTCCTATATAGTCAATAATTCTTTTTTGGATATATTCAAAGGTATTAAAAGCTTTGATGTTTTCTAGATATGCTAGGTCTTTATGATCATCTGGTATATAGCACTTTTCTAGATATTTTTCCATGAATTTTTCTATAGTTATTATCGATATGTTTTGAGTGAATTGTAGATTTGTAAGATATTTGATAATCTCATCATCTACAGTTGCTTTTGTGTTTAGCACTATAGTTTTAGATTTTCTTTTTTTTAGGGTTTGTTTTATCTCTTTTAAAACCTCTTCTGATTCTTTATCTGTATATCTTACGATAGTTGTTTGTATATTTTTCTTTTTTAGTCTTTGTTTTTCAAATTTTGTAAATTTATATTTTCTTCCAAGAATTAGCATGTTTACCTTTGTGTTAATAAAAGTTTTTAATTATTATATCTTTTATTTGTTTTGAAGAAAATTATTTGAGTAAGTAGTCATTAAAAGAAATGAATGAATTCACTATATTTCATCACTAACTATTTTGCCAAAAAGCACTATATATAGTATGATTTTTCATACTAAATAAGGAGCTTCATATGCAAACAATACTAAAAACTATACAGCCAGTATAACTGAACTTAAAAAGTCTCCTAGTCAGCTATTAAAAGATGCAGGTGATGAGACAGTAGCAATACTAAATTACAATGTAGCTAGTGTTTATCTTGTACCTTGTGATGTTTATGAAAAAATGATAGAGATAATAGATGACTATTATTTATCTAAAGAGGTAGAAGAAAGGTTAGAGTATAATGAAAGTGAATTAATAGAAGTACATATCGATTACTTATAGTCTTAAATTTACAAGATACTCTAATACAGAGTGGAAAAAGTTAAATGCAAGTACAAAAGAACAGTATAAAAAAAACTTAGAGAACGTTTAGTGAATCTAAAGTTCCCAAAGATAAATTAAGTGGCTTTGAAAATGTATATAAAATCAAACTAAGAAGTGTTGGTTATAGATTGGCATATGAAGTCAAAGAAGAAGAGATAGTAGTAATAGTATTAAATGTAAGAAAAAGAAAAAACAATAAAGTATATGATAGTTTGAAATATAGATAAACTTCATCCGACTTTCACAAAACAGTAGATATAATGACTACAGAAAAACAAAACCCAAGGTAAAATATGAGTCTAAAAAAACTGCCAATAGGAATACAAGCATTTAGTGAAATAAGAAGTGATGATTATGTATATGTAGATAAGACAGATATAGCACTAAATATGATAGAAAACTATAAATATCTGTTTTTAAGTAGACCAAGAAGATTTGGAAAGTCACTTTTTTTAGATACCTTGAAAAATATCTTTGAAGGGAAGAAAGAATACTTTTCTGGTCTTGCAATAGAAGATAAATGGGACTGGAGTAAGTCATACCCAGTTATTCATATAAACTTTGCAAAAGGTTCTTTAAAAACAAAAGAAGCACTATATGATAGATGGGATGAGATACTAGAAGATAATCAAAAAAGATTAGGTGTAAAGTGTGAACATAAAAATAGAAGATGTTTTAGTGAGTTGATAATAAAAGCCAATGAAAAGTATAAACAAAAAGTAGTAGTACTAATAGATGAATATGATAAACCAATCTTAGATAATATCGAAAATACAAATTTCGCCTATGAACTAAGAGATATACTTCTAGATTTTTATTCAGTGATAAAAGGAAGTGATGAATTCTTGCGGTTTGCATTTTTAACAGGTGTTTCAAAATTTACAAAAACATCAATATTTAGTGGACTTAATAATATTACAGATATAAGTCTTAGTAAAAAGTTTGCAGATGTATGTGGTTATACTCAAAAAGATTTAGAAACAACATTTGCACCATATCTAAAAGATGTGGATATGAAGAAACTAAAGAAGTGGTACAATGGCTATAACTTTTTGGGAAGTGATATGTATAATCCTTTCGATATTTTGCAGTTTATATCACATGATTTCTTGTATAAAAACTACTGGTTTGAGACAGGAACACCAACTTTTTTGATGAAACTAATAAAATCACAAAACTACTTTTTACCAAATCTTTCAAATTTAGTAGTAGGAGAACAACTACTAAATAGTTTTGATATAGAAAATTTAGAATTAGAAGTAGTGCTTTATCAAAGTGGTTATCTAACTATTGATAGAGTTGAAATACTTGGAGTACAAACTCTTTATTATTTAAAAATACCAAATCTTGAAGTGCAGTCTTCATTTAATGATTATGTAATTCACCTTTTTCATAATAATCAAGTAGAAAAAACAAATCATCAGATAAAAATAGACTAATAGAACAAGAGGCATTAAAATGGGGAATAAAACTTTAATTTATAAACAAAAAGTTGAACATAATTTAGATGAAAGTTTAAAACATCTTTCTAAATTAAAATCAGCTTTTGTAGAACTTGAAAAAAAATTTAATTTTCCAGTTGATAAAAAGACATATAATGAAATATCACATGACTATGATAATAGTGATAATCATGCAATAAATATTATAAATACAATATATAGTTTACAAGGTGAACTTGAAAAAATACTAAATAATATAAAAAAAATTATTGTTTAAAAATATAAAATATAAACGATAAAATATTAAAGCTGATAAATTTGCTTTTATAAAACAATAGTTATAATACTTCATCGGAAATAACTAAAATATCATCTAAAAGGAGTAGCTAAAAAAGCTACATGGAAACTATAAACCTTAAAAATAAAAATCCAAATATTCTAGTAATTGGTGATCTTATGATAGATCACTATTTATGGGGTTCATGTGATAGAATCTCTCCTGAAGCTCCTGTTCCTGTCTTAAAAGTTACAAAAGAAACAAATGTTTTAGGTGGGGCAGGTAATGTTGTAAATAACCTAAACGCATTAGGAGCTAATATTGGGGCTTTAAGTGTTATAGGTGATGATAAGATAGCCAATGAACTAAAATCCATGCTTGAAAGCATAGAAACAAAAAACTTTTTAGTCGTTCAAAAAAATAGAGAAACTTCAAAAAAAAGTAGACTAATAGCCTCAAACCAACAGATTATAAGATATGATAAAGAAACGACTTTTGATATAGATAAGAAGAGTGAAGCGAAGCTTTTAGAGATTTTGGAAAAACAGATAAAAAACTATGATTTAGTTTTATTATCTGATTATGGAAAGGGTGTTTTAACAAACTCTCTTACTAAAAATATCATATCTTTAGTAAACTCACAAAACAAAAAAGTTTTAGTTGATCCAAAGGGAAGTGATTATTCAAAATACAAAAACTCGTATCTTTTAACTCCAAACAAAAAAGAAGCTAGTCTTGCTACAAATATAGATATTACTGATGAAAAGAGTTTATATATAGCTATTTCAAAACTAAAAAATGATTATAAATTAGATATATCCTTGATTACTTTAAGTGAAGAGGGAATTGCGATATTTGATGAAGAACTTAGGGTTAAACCTACAGTTGCTAGGGAAGTTTATGATGTTACTGGTGCTGGTGATACAGTTTTAGCTTCTATTGCTTTTGCTATATCTTGTGGACTTGATATAAATACAGCTGTGTCTTTTGCGAACTTAGCTTCTGGTGTTGTTGTTGGTAAACTAGGAAGTGCTACAGCCACACTTGATGAAATCATAGAATACGAAGCAAGCCTAAATCAAAACTCAAGTTCTTCTCAAATCAAAACAAAAGATGAAATGATAAATTTATCAAAAAAGCTAAAACAAAAAAACAAAAAAATAGTATTTACAAATGGCTGTTTTGATATTTTACATGTGGGTCATATCAAGTATCTTGAAGTTGCAAAAAGTTTTGGAGATGTTTTGATTTTAGGATTGAATACAGATAGTTCTGTAAAAAGATTAAAGGGAGAATCAAGACCTATAAATCCCCAAGAAGATAGAGCTTATACTTTAGCTGCTTTAAAAAGTGTAGATTATGTAGTGCAATTTGATGAAGATACACCTTATGAACTTATCAAGGCTTTAAACCCAGATGTTCTTGTAAAAGGTGGGGATTATAAAGGCAAAGAAGTGGTTGGACAAGATTTAGTAAAAGAGCTTAGGCTTGTAGATTTTGTAGAAGGAAAAAGTACCACTTCAACAATCCAAAGGATTAAATCAAATGATTAAGACAATTTCACAAGAGTTGCAAAACCATTTAAGTATAGTAAATAGTGTAATAAATAGCATGGAAGACCAGCTAAATGAAACTTCGAAACTTATACTTGATACTCTAAAAAATGGCAATAAGATTTTAATCTGTGGAAATGGTGGAAGCGCAGCAGATGCACAACACATAGCCTCAGAACTCACAGGAAGATATAAGACAAACAGAAAAGCCCTTCCTTGTATAGCTCTTACTACTGATACAAGTGCTTTAACTTCCATAGGAAATGACTATGGTTATGAAAAAGTATTTGCAAGGCAAGTTGAAGCTTTAGTAAATGAAGGTGATTTATTTATAGGTATTAGTACAAGTGGAAATAGTCAAAATATAATCACAGCACTTAAAACAGCAAAAGACTTAGGCTGTAATACTCTTGGTTTGAGTGGAAATGATGGAGGAGAGATGGATGAACTTTGTGATCTAAACTTGATAGTTCCAAGTTCTAACACTCCAAGAATTCAAGAAATGCATATTTTATTTGGACATATTTTTTGTCAGCTAATAGATGATGAATTTACAAACTAAACAAAAAGTTATCTTTTTAGACAGAGATGGTGTGATAAATATAGATAATAATTATGTCTATAAAATAGAGGATTTTGAATTTAAAGAAAAAGTATTTGAAATCTGTAGGTATTTAAGAGATTTAGGGTATGAGATTATTATTGTTACAAACCAATCTGGAATAGGACGAGGATATTATACTAAAGATGACTTTTTCAAACTTACTTCTTGGATGATAAAAGAGTTTGAAAAAAATGGCATAAAAATAAAAGATGTATTTTTTTGTCCTCATCTTCCAAGTGATAACTGCAAATGTAGAAAACCAAAGGTAGGTATGATAAAGCAAGCTTGTAGTAAATATGAAATAGATTTACATAACTCTTGGATGATAGGAGATAAAATCTCAGATATGAACTTAGCAATAAATGCAGGTATCAAAAATAAAGTTTTTGTAAAAAATAGTGATAAAGAGATAGGTGAATTAAAAACTTTAGATATTAAAAATATAATATCTTGTTTTGATGAATTAAAGCAGATAATAAAAAACTAAAGGCAAAAGATGAAGTACACAAATATAGATTTTAATAATAAAACTATTTTAATCACAGGAGCAGCAGGCTTTATAGGTTCAAATCTTTGCTTTTATTTTCAACAAAACTATCCAAATGCAAGCATCATAGCCTTTGATTGTTTTAGATCAAATGATAAGTTTTCAAATGGAAATCCAAAAAGCTTTGGGCACTATGAAAACTTATTAGGTTTTAAAGGCATTGTTATAAGTGGGGATATAAATGATAAACAGGCTTTACAAAACTTAGAGAAAAACTATAGTTTTGATTATATTTTTCATCAAGCTGCTATTTCTGATACTACTGTTTTAGAACAATATATTATGATAAAAACAAATGTAAATGCCTATGAAGATTTATTAAAAATCGCCATAAAACATAAGGCAAATATGATTTATGCAAGTTCAGCTGCAACTTATGGAAATAGTTCTAAGTTTGAAGTAGGATATGAATCCCCAAATAATGCCTATGGTTTTTCAAAAGTAATGATGGACAATATCACTTATGAGTACCTAAAGAAAGATTTAGATATTCAAATTGTGGGCTTAAAGTATTTTAATGTATACGGACCAAGAGAGTTTCATAAAGGAAAAACATCTTCTATGGTAATACAATTTGCCCATCAAATACTAAGAGGTGAAATACCAAGGTTATTTGAAAGAAGTGATGAGATACTAAGAGATTTTATTTATATAGAAGATGTAATTCAAGCTAATATAAAAGCTTGTACTCCTAAAAAATCAGGAGTTTTCAATGTAGGAACTTCAAAACCAAAAAGCTTTGAAGACATTGTAAATATTTTGCAAGAGTTATTAAAAACTCCTAAGAAAAAAGAGTATATAAAAAATCCCTATATAGGTTCATATCAGTTTTTTACACAAGCAAATATTGAGACTACAAAAAAGTATTTAGATTATGAACCAAGATATTCTTTAGAAGAGGGTATAAAAGAGTATTTACCTCAAATAAAAGAGTCTTTAAAGACAAAATAATAAATAATAAATTATAATACTAAAACTTATTTAGCAAAAGGAAAGATATTGAAAGTACTAGTAACAGGCGCAGCAGGATATATAGGAAGTCATACTTGTATCTCTTTACATGAAGCAGGCTTTGATTTTGTAGTTTTTGACAATTTATGTAACTCTTCACAAGAGAGTTTAAGTAGAGTTGAAAAAATTATAGGAAAAAAAATAGAATTTGTAAAAGGTGATATTAGAGATAAAAAAGCTTTAGATGAGGTTTTTTCAAAATATGAGATAGATTCTGTTATTCACTTTGCAGGATTAAAAGCTGTAGGTGAGTCTGTTACTAATCCTTTAGAATATTATGATAACAATATAAATGGTACTTTGGTTTTACTTGAAGTTATGAAAAAACATAATTGTAAAAAGATAGTATTTAGCTCTTCTGCTACAGTTTACGGTGACCCTCATACAACTCCTATAAAAGAAAACTTTCCAGTGGGCGCAACTACAAATCCATATGGTAGAACAAAATATTTTATAGAAGAGATATTAAGAGATGTTTATATCTCTGACAATGACTTTAAAATAGTACTTCTAAGATATTTTAACCCAGTTGGAGCTCATGAGTCAGGAACTATTGGTGAAGATCCAAATGGAATACCAAATAACCTTATGCCATTTATCGCTCAAACTGCTGTTGGAAAAAGAGAGTTTTTAAGTGTATTTGGTGGAGATTATGAAACTCATGATGGTACAGGAGTTAGAGATTATATTCATGTGGTAGACTTAGCAGCAGGTCATGTAAAAGCCTTAGAGAAAATAAATAGTATAAATGAAGTATTAACTGTAAATCTTGGAACAGGAAATGGTTATAGCGTGCTAGATATGATAAAAGCCTTTGAGAACACTAGTGGTAAAAAAGTAGCTTATAAAATTGTAGATAGAAGAGCAGGAGATATTGCAAAATGTTTTGCTGATCCAAGTTATGCTAAAGAAACTTTAGATTGGGAAGCAACAAAAGGAATTGAGCAGATGTGCTCTGATACTTGGAATTGGCAATCAAATAATCCAAATGGCTATAAGTCATAGTATAAAATAACCCCACATCACAAACAATTATAAAACAATAATAAACTTTTAGCTAAAATATTTACTAAAATATCATCTAGATAAAAAGGGAAATATTTTGAGCTTAAAAAAATTAAATGAAGATGACAAAAGATTATTACTAGACTCTATTAGAGATGTGGAAGATTTTCCAAAACCTGGCATTATTTTTAAAGATATAACTACACTATTAAACAACAAAGAAGCCTTTGCTTTACTTATGCAACACTTAGAAGATAGATACAAAGAATACAACTTAGATTATATTGCTGGTATTGACTCAAGAGGTTTTATTTTTGGAGCGGCTTTAGCTGATAGATTAGGTATTGGTTTTGTACCAGTTAGAAAAAAAGGTAAATTACCAAGTACTACTGTTTGTGAAAAATATGAATTAGAGTATGGTTTTGATGAAATTGAACTTCATCTAGATGCATTTAGAGGTGATACTCATGCAAGAGTTCTTTTAATAGATGATATTATAGTAAGTGGTGGTACTGCTTACGCAGCAGCTAATCTTATAAATAAACTAAATGTTGATTTAGTGGAAATGTGTTTTTTAATGAATATTCAGATTTTAGATGGCGCACAAAAACTAAAAAAAGTAGCACCAGTTTATTCTGTGCTAGACGTATAAAGAGAGAAATATGAACGATTATATACCAAAACCAAGTAAGCACGACCCAGATAATAAGGGACAGTTTGGTATCTTTGGTGGTCAGTACGTACCAGAAACATTGATGCCTGTTTTAAAAGAATTAGAAATAGAATATAATAAATATAGATTTGATAAAGAGTTTTGGGCTGAGGTAAATGAACTTTTAAGAGATTATGTAGGTAGAGAAAACCCACTTTATCATGCGAAAAATATAAGTGATGAAATAGGTGCAAAAGTATATTTAAAAAGAGAAGACTTAAATCATACAGGTGCACATAAAGTAAATAATGTAATAGCCCAAGGTTTACTTGCAAAAAAACTTGGAAAAACTAAGATTATTGCAGAAACAGGAGCAGGACAACATGGAGTTGCAAGTGCTACTATTGCTGCACTTTTAGGTTTAGAATGTACAGTATTTATGGGTGCAAAAGATGTTCAAAGACAAGAGCTAAATGTATTTAGAATGAAGCTTTTAGGAGCAAAGGTAGTAGCAGTAGAGTCAGGAAGTAAGACTTTAAAAGATGCTATGAATGATGCTATTAGATACTGGGTTACAAATGCAAGAGATACTTTCTATGTAATTGGAACTGTTGCAGGACCTCACCCTTATCCAGTTATGGTTAGAGATTTTCAAGCTATTATAGGTTATGAAGCAAGAAAACAAATCTTAGAAAAAGATAGAAAACTTCCTGATTATGTAGTAGCTTGTATTGGTGGTGGATCAAA includes the following:
- the galE gene encoding UDP-glucose 4-epimerase GalE, coding for MKVLVTGAAGYIGSHTCISLHEAGFDFVVFDNLCNSSQESLSRVEKIIGKKIEFVKGDIRDKKALDEVFSKYEIDSVIHFAGLKAVGESVTNPLEYYDNNINGTLVLLEVMKKHNCKKIVFSSSATVYGDPHTTPIKENFPVGATTNPYGRTKYFIEEILRDVYISDNDFKIVLLRYFNPVGAHESGTIGEDPNGIPNNLMPFIAQTAVGKREFLSVFGGDYETHDGTGVRDYIHVVDLAAGHVKALEKINSINEVLTVNLGTGNGYSVLDMIKAFENTSGKKVAYKIVDRRAGDIAKCFADPSYAKETLDWEATKGIEQMCSDTWNWQSNNPNGYKS
- the trpB gene encoding tryptophan synthase subunit beta yields the protein MNDYIPKPSKHDPDNKGQFGIFGGQYVPETLMPVLKELEIEYNKYRFDKEFWAEVNELLRDYVGRENPLYHAKNISDEIGAKVYLKREDLNHTGAHKVNNVIAQGLLAKKLGKTKIIAETGAGQHGVASATIAALLGLECTVFMGAKDVQRQELNVFRMKLLGAKVVAVESGSKTLKDAMNDAIRYWVTNARDTFYVIGTVAGPHPYPVMVRDFQAIIGYEARKQILEKDRKLPDYVVACIGGGSNAIGMFSHFIEDEEVTCIGIEAGGLGLDTDKHGCSLEKGRPGVLHGQCSYLLQDENGQVLEAHSMSAGLDYPGIGPEHSYHKDMKTVQYDSVTDDEALDAFVWLSQKEGIIPAFESSHAIAYLKKAKEKFQGKTVIINLSGRGDKDMVQAKDLLEFK
- the gmhB gene encoding D-glycero-beta-D-manno-heptose 1,7-bisphosphate 7-phosphatase: MMNLQTKQKVIFLDRDGVINIDNNYVYKIEDFEFKEKVFEICRYLRDLGYEIIIVTNQSGIGRGYYTKDDFFKLTSWMIKEFEKNGIKIKDVFFCPHLPSDNCKCRKPKVGMIKQACSKYEIDLHNSWMIGDKISDMNLAINAGIKNKVFVKNSDKEIGELKTLDIKNIISCFDELKQIIKN
- a CDS encoding antitoxin, yielding MTELKKSPSQLLKDAGDETVAILNYNVASVYLVPCDVYEKMIEIIDDYYLSKEVEERLEYNESELIEVHIDYL
- a CDS encoding sugar transferase, producing MLILGRKYKFTKFEKQRLKKKNIQTTIVRYTDKESEEVLKEIKQTLKKRKSKTIVLNTKATVDDEIIKYLTNLQFTQNISIITIEKFMEKYLEKCYIPDDHKDLAYLENIKAFNTFEYIQKRIIDYIGAITLLLISWPILLYARKKIKQQSPGTSMFKQLRVGKNNREFKCIKFRSMRLDAEKDGAQFASENDPRIFAWGETMRKTRIDEVPQILNVLKGDMHFIGPRPERKYWIEQFEKEIPYYNERHLIRPGITGWAQVMYPYGANAQDAKQKLMYDLYYIKYWNAWLEIKVVWKTILIVLGKKGV
- the gmhA gene encoding D-sedoheptulose 7-phosphate isomerase; the protein is MIKTISQELQNHLSIVNSVINSMEDQLNETSKLILDTLKNGNKILICGNGGSAADAQHIASELTGRYKTNRKALPCIALTTDTSALTSIGNDYGYEKVFARQVEALVNEGDLFIGISTSGNSQNIITALKTAKDLGCNTLGLSGNDGGEMDELCDLNLIVPSSNTPRIQEMHILFGHIFCQLIDDEFTN
- a CDS encoding adenine phosphoribosyltransferase, yielding MSLKKLNEDDKRLLLDSIRDVEDFPKPGIIFKDITTLLNNKEAFALLMQHLEDRYKEYNLDYIAGIDSRGFIFGAALADRLGIGFVPVRKKGKLPSTTVCEKYELEYGFDEIELHLDAFRGDTHARVLLIDDIIVSGGTAYAAANLINKLNVDLVEMCFLMNIQILDGAQKLKKVAPVYSVLDV
- the rfaE1 gene encoding D-glycero-beta-D-manno-heptose-7-phosphate kinase, yielding METINLKNKNPNILVIGDLMIDHYLWGSCDRISPEAPVPVLKVTKETNVLGGAGNVVNNLNALGANIGALSVIGDDKIANELKSMLESIETKNFLVVQKNRETSKKSRLIASNQQIIRYDKETTFDIDKKSEAKLLEILEKQIKNYDLVLLSDYGKGVLTNSLTKNIISLVNSQNKKVLVDPKGSDYSKYKNSYLLTPNKKEASLATNIDITDEKSLYIAISKLKNDYKLDISLITLSEEGIAIFDEELRVKPTVAREVYDVTGAGDTVLASIAFAISCGLDINTAVSFANLASGVVVGKLGSATATLDEIIEYEASLNQNSSSSQIKTKDEMINLSKKLKQKNKKIVFTNGCFDILHVGHIKYLEVAKSFGDVLILGLNTDSSVKRLKGESRPINPQEDRAYTLAALKSVDYVVQFDEDTPYELIKALNPDVLVKGGDYKGKEVVGQDLVKELRLVDFVEGKSTTSTIQRIKSND
- the rfaD gene encoding ADP-glyceromanno-heptose 6-epimerase, yielding MKYTNIDFNNKTILITGAAGFIGSNLCFYFQQNYPNASIIAFDCFRSNDKFSNGNPKSFGHYENLLGFKGIVISGDINDKQALQNLEKNYSFDYIFHQAAISDTTVLEQYIMIKTNVNAYEDLLKIAIKHKANMIYASSAATYGNSSKFEVGYESPNNAYGFSKVMMDNITYEYLKKDLDIQIVGLKYFNVYGPREFHKGKTSSMVIQFAHQILRGEIPRLFERSDEILRDFIYIEDVIQANIKACTPKKSGVFNVGTSKPKSFEDIVNILQELLKTPKKKEYIKNPYIGSYQFFTQANIETTKKYLDYEPRYSLEEGIKEYLPQIKESLKTK
- a CDS encoding AAA family ATPase yields the protein MSLKKLPIGIQAFSEIRSDDYVYVDKTDIALNMIENYKYLFLSRPRRFGKSLFLDTLKNIFEGKKEYFSGLAIEDKWDWSKSYPVIHINFAKGSLKTKEALYDRWDEILEDNQKRLGVKCEHKNRRCFSELIIKANEKYKQKVVVLIDEYDKPILDNIENTNFAYELRDILLDFYSVIKGSDEFLRFAFLTGVSKFTKTSIFSGLNNITDISLSKKFADVCGYTQKDLETTFAPYLKDVDMKKLKKWYNGYNFLGSDMYNPFDILQFISHDFLYKNYWFETGTPTFLMKLIKSQNYFLPNLSNLVVGEQLLNSFDIENLELEVVLYQSGYLTIDRVEILGVQTLYYLKIPNLEVQSSFNDYVIHLFHNNQVEKTNHQIKID